A stretch of Cucumis sativus cultivar 9930 chromosome 2, Cucumber_9930_V3, whole genome shotgun sequence DNA encodes these proteins:
- the LOC101217059 gene encoding probable transcriptional regulatory protein At2g25830 isoform X1, which yields MGSLQAFGVILKRFPLNSIIHKSPRFFHPHSSGLCSSSSLAAVTSSSPLWAFDSELKSRGNQVRRIWMSPVCMGRRSCKIAGRKGAQDAKKAKLYARIGKEVVSACKRGGTNPTSNPLLTTLLEKIKELDIPKEIFDRNIKRASEKGQEAYIEKTYEVYGYGGASMVVEVSTDKVNRSVAAVREVLKDYGGKMADSGSVMFKFRRARVVNVKASNVDKDQLLNISLDAGAEDVIEPPEYEDDTEEDKSERYYKIVTSTENYSGILSKLREENIKFETDGGSELLPMSSIEVDDEAMDLNKELMDKLLELDDVDAVYTDQK from the exons ATGGGTTCGCTCCAAGCATTTGGAGTAATCCTTAAAAGATTCCCCCTAAATTCGATCATTCACAAATCTCCTCGTTTCTTCCATCCTCACA GTAGTGGGTTGTGTTCTTCATCATCATTGGCTGCCGTAACATCAAGTTCTCCTTTGTGGGCTTTTGATAGTGAGCTGAAAAGTCGTGGTAATCAAGTGCGAAGGATATGGATGTCTCCGGTTTGTATGGGCAGGCGTTCCTGCAAGATTGCTGGCAGGAAG GGTGCTCAGGATGCAAAGAAGGCAAAGCTTTATGCTAGGATTGGAAAGGAGGTTGTTTCTGC CTGTAAAAGGGGAGGAACAAACCCCACATCCAATCCCCTTCTGACTACCCTACTTGAGAAAATTAAGGAGCTTGATATTCCGAAAGAAATTTTTGATCGCAACATTAAGAGGGCTTCTGAGAAAGGACAAGAGGCTTACATAGAGAAAACTTACGAG GTATATGGTTATGGTGGTGCTAGTATGGTTGTTGAGGTCTCAACAGATAAGGTAAATCGCTCAGTGGCAGCTGTTAGAGAAGTATTGAAGGACTATGGTGGAAAGATGGCAGATTCAGGATCTGTTATGTTCAAGTTCAGACGTGCTCGAGTTGTGAATGTTAAGGCCTCTAATGTTGACAAAGACCAGCTTCTCAACATATCTCTAGATGCTGGCGCAGAAGATGTTATTGAACCTCCCGAATATGAAGATGATACAGAAGAAGATAAGTCGGAAAG ATATTACAAAATTGTGACTTCCACGGAGAACTACTCAGGAATACTATCCAAGTTACGTGaagaaaacataaagtttGAAACTGACGGTGGTTCTGAGCTACTTCCTATGAGCTCTATTGAG GTGGATGATGAAGCTATGGACTTGAATAAAGAACTAATGGACAAGTTGCTTGAACTCGATGATGTTGATGCAGTTTATACTGATCAAAAGTGa
- the LOC101217059 gene encoding probable transcriptional regulatory protein At2g25830 isoform X2, giving the protein MDVSGLYGQAFLQDCWQEDKFLSVLKYKQGAQDAKKAKLYARIGKEVVSACKRGGTNPTSNPLLTTLLEKIKELDIPKEIFDRNIKRASEKGQEAYIEKTYEVYGYGGASMVVEVSTDKVNRSVAAVREVLKDYGGKMADSGSVMFKFRRARVVNVKASNVDKDQLLNISLDAGAEDVIEPPEYEDDTEEDKSERYYKIVTSTENYSGILSKLREENIKFETDGGSELLPMSSIEVDDEAMDLNKELMDKLLELDDVDAVYTDQK; this is encoded by the exons ATGGATGTCTCCGGTTTGTATGGGCAGGCGTTCCTGCAAGATTGCTGGCAGGAAG ATAAGTTTCTTAGCGTGCTTAAATACAAGCAGGGTGCTCAGGATGCAAAGAAGGCAAAGCTTTATGCTAGGATTGGAAAGGAGGTTGTTTCTGC CTGTAAAAGGGGAGGAACAAACCCCACATCCAATCCCCTTCTGACTACCCTACTTGAGAAAATTAAGGAGCTTGATATTCCGAAAGAAATTTTTGATCGCAACATTAAGAGGGCTTCTGAGAAAGGACAAGAGGCTTACATAGAGAAAACTTACGAG GTATATGGTTATGGTGGTGCTAGTATGGTTGTTGAGGTCTCAACAGATAAGGTAAATCGCTCAGTGGCAGCTGTTAGAGAAGTATTGAAGGACTATGGTGGAAAGATGGCAGATTCAGGATCTGTTATGTTCAAGTTCAGACGTGCTCGAGTTGTGAATGTTAAGGCCTCTAATGTTGACAAAGACCAGCTTCTCAACATATCTCTAGATGCTGGCGCAGAAGATGTTATTGAACCTCCCGAATATGAAGATGATACAGAAGAAGATAAGTCGGAAAG ATATTACAAAATTGTGACTTCCACGGAGAACTACTCAGGAATACTATCCAAGTTACGTGaagaaaacataaagtttGAAACTGACGGTGGTTCTGAGCTACTTCCTATGAGCTCTATTGAG GTGGATGATGAAGCTATGGACTTGAATAAAGAACTAATGGACAAGTTGCTTGAACTCGATGATGTTGATGCAGTTTATACTGATCAAAAGTGa